A stretch of the Myripristis murdjan chromosome 24, fMyrMur1.1, whole genome shotgun sequence genome encodes the following:
- the LOC115356367 gene encoding adhesion G-protein coupled receptor G6-like isoform X1 produces the protein MNMTSRHQKNMTQNSRMTWFLLLILLWILPVCPAKKNECKKIRKFLTDNKPNFIAADNYNGIVSATEQCADNRSVSVLMLNKTNFKERQCNKILNVWEDQGGFHLLSIGKWHVRKGICLHILHGKNCSVNHLNITGDGTCDQEGFPYGNCTIMRLNTKDACSKSKYQEDFCRGNFSQKKRYTVNITRTGINCYNCNNPLKKPDEVIVKTSIQTGDEEDIDPAQAAEAMSKVSSWVSEVKESSASMSLGGGISGVLMKQTETSPEDMEEVSFGFSSHNSTMDIIDTREYTSGFSRSVTIPKQAFEKAYSLTSGTPFVGVFRFPNMAKDEMNSTVLDNEVLAIEMGAVIKNLTDDILINFRNIGEEGSPSCTSWDGKGSRPNWTDDGCETIIQGQNVTCQCTHLTFFAVLMSPPNVTLSSADLNALTYITSAGCGLSMFFLSIVLFMHFLMRKSRASEATHILIHLVIALFLLNLTFLTNNSVTNMTNPVACKIMAGAMHYSMLATFTWFAVKAVHLNLQLFMAGKITIHHYILKVSITSWALPSVAVIVLFSLDKYGEQVIKTDASNVTMCWITDSDVHYAVNIGYYAVVFLLTFTTFITTLVWLFHHKKTSADVAQLDRHGKNIFIITGLCCMLGITWSFAFFAHGALRVPSYYIFTILNSFQGFFLFLYYYKTQQVTKGVTVGFGKQSSSSTSGSTLKTTLNDPPSNPYAVTNPQSD, from the exons ATGAATATGACCTCACGCCATCAGAAGAATATGACACAAAACAGCAGGATGActtggtttttgttgttgattctTCTCTGGATTCTCCCTGTTT GCCCAGCCAAAAAAAATGAGTGTAAGAAAATAAGAAAGTTTTTGACTGACAATAAACCTAATTTTATTGCTGCTGACAACTACAATGGCATCGTCTCGGCAACCGAGCAGTGCG CAGATAATAGATCCGTAAGCGTACTGATgctgaacaaaacaaact TTAAAGAACGACAGTGCAACAAAATCCTAAATGTGTGGGAGGACCAAGGCGGTTTTCATCTGTTGTCCATTGGCAAATGGCACGTCAGGAAAGGCATCTGCCTGCACATCCTGCATGGGAAGAACTGCAGTGTGAATCACCTCAACATCACAGGAGACG GTACATGTGACCAAGAGGGATTTCCTTACG GTAACTGTACGATTATGCGTTTGAACACCAAGGATGCCTGTTCTAAATCTAAATATCAGGAGGATTTTTGCCGGG GTAACttttcccagaaaaaaagaTATACGGTCAATATAACAAGAACAGGGATAAATTGTTACAACTGTAACAATCCATTGAAAAAACCTGATGAAGTTATTGTTAAAACATCAATTCAAACTGGAGATGAAGAGGACATCGACCCCGCTCAGGCTGC CGAGGCCATGAGCAAAGTGTCCTCATGGGTCTCTGAGGTGAAAGAGTCCTCTGCTTCAATGTCTTTGGGAGGAGGCATCAGCGGTGTCTTGATGAAGCAGACAGAAACTAGTCCAGAAGACATGGAGGAAGTATCCTTTGGCTTTTCCTCCCACAACTCCACAATGGAC ATTATCGACACCAGAGAGTATACATCTGGCTTTTCAAGGTCTGTGACAATACCAAAACAAGCGTTTGAGAAAGCGTACAGTTTGACCAGTGGTACCCCATTTGTAGGAGTTTTTCGATTCCCCAATATggcaaag GATGAGATGAACAGCACTGTTTTAGATAATGAGGTCTTAGCAATTGAAATGGGAGCAGTGATCAAGAATCTCACAGACGATATACTCATCAATTTTCGGAATATCGGAGAG GAGGGAAGTCCATCTTGTACATCATGGGATGGAAAAG GAAGTCGGCCAAACTGGACAGATGATGGATGTGAGACAATCATACAGGGACAAAACGTTACATGCCAGTGCActcatttgacattttttgctgtATTAATG TCTCCACCCAATGTGACCCTCTCTAGTGCTGACCTGAATGCCCTCACCTATATCACCTCTGCTGGCTGTGGCTTGTCCATGTTCTTCCTCAGCATAGTCCTCTTTATGCACTTCTTGATGAG GAAGTCCAGGGCGAGCGAGGCCACACATATTCTCATCCACCTTGTCATAGCTCTGTTCCTGCTCAACCTCACTTTCCTGACCAACAACTCAGtaacaaacatgacaaaccCTGTGGCCTGTAAGATCATGGCAGGTGCCATGCACTACAGCATGCTGGCCACCTTCACTTGGTTTGCTGTGAAGGCCGTCCATCTCAACCTGCAACTCTTCATGGCTGGGAAAATTACAATTCACCACTACATACTTAAAGTCTCCATTACCAGTTGGG CACTTCCGAGTGTTGCTGTGATTGTCCTGTTCAGCCTGGACAAATATGGTGAACAAGTCATCAAGACTGATGCGAGTAATGTGACCAT GTGCTGGATAACAGACAGCGATGTCCACTACGCTGTCAACATAGGCTATTATGCTGTGGTCTTCCTCTTGACCTTTACTACCTTCATTACCACACTGGTCTGGCTTTTCCACCACAAGAAAACCAGTGCAGATGTGGCTCAACTGGACAGACATGGCAAGAACATTTTCATCATCACGGGACTGTGCTGCATGCTGGGTATCACGTGGAGTTTTGCCTTCTTTGCCCATGGTGCTCTACGGGTGCCCTCCTACTACATTTTCACCATCCTCAATTCTTTCCAAG
- the LOC115356367 gene encoding adhesion G-protein coupled receptor G2-like isoform X3 — MNMTSRHQKNMTQNSRMTWFLLLILLWILPVCPAKKNECKKIRKFLTDNKPNFIAADNYNGIVSATEQCADNRSVSVLMLNKTNFKERQCNKILNVWEDQGGFHLLSIGKWHVRKGICLHILHGKNCSVNHLNITGDGNFSQKKRYTVNITRTGINCYNCNNPLKKPDEVIVKTSIQTGDEEDIDPAQAAEAMSKVSSWVSEVKESSASMSLGGGISGVLMKQTETSPEDMEEVSFGFSSHNSTMDIIDTREYTSGFSRSVTIPKQAFEKAYSLTSGTPFVGVFRFPNMAKDEMNSTVLDNEVLAIEMGAVIKNLTDDILINFRNIGEEGSPSCTSWDGKGSRPNWTDDGCETIIQGQNVTCQCTHLTFFAVLMSPPNVTLSSADLNALTYITSAGCGLSMFFLSIVLFMHFLMRKSRASEATHILIHLVIALFLLNLTFLTNNSVTNMTNPVACKIMAGAMHYSMLATFTWFAVKAVHLNLQLFMAGKITIHHYILKVSITSWALPSVAVIVLFSLDKYGEQVIKTDASNVTMCWITDSDVHYAVNIGYYAVVFLLTFTTFITTLVWLFHHKKTSADVAQLDRHGKNIFIITGLCCMLGITWSFAFFAHGALRVPSYYIFTILNSFQGFFLFLYYYKTQQVTKGVTVGFGKQSSSSTSGSTLKTTLNDPPSNPYAVTNPQSD; from the exons ATGAATATGACCTCACGCCATCAGAAGAATATGACACAAAACAGCAGGATGActtggtttttgttgttgattctTCTCTGGATTCTCCCTGTTT GCCCAGCCAAAAAAAATGAGTGTAAGAAAATAAGAAAGTTTTTGACTGACAATAAACCTAATTTTATTGCTGCTGACAACTACAATGGCATCGTCTCGGCAACCGAGCAGTGCG CAGATAATAGATCCGTAAGCGTACTGATgctgaacaaaacaaact TTAAAGAACGACAGTGCAACAAAATCCTAAATGTGTGGGAGGACCAAGGCGGTTTTCATCTGTTGTCCATTGGCAAATGGCACGTCAGGAAAGGCATCTGCCTGCACATCCTGCATGGGAAGAACTGCAGTGTGAATCACCTCAACATCACAGGAGACG GTAACttttcccagaaaaaaagaTATACGGTCAATATAACAAGAACAGGGATAAATTGTTACAACTGTAACAATCCATTGAAAAAACCTGATGAAGTTATTGTTAAAACATCAATTCAAACTGGAGATGAAGAGGACATCGACCCCGCTCAGGCTGC CGAGGCCATGAGCAAAGTGTCCTCATGGGTCTCTGAGGTGAAAGAGTCCTCTGCTTCAATGTCTTTGGGAGGAGGCATCAGCGGTGTCTTGATGAAGCAGACAGAAACTAGTCCAGAAGACATGGAGGAAGTATCCTTTGGCTTTTCCTCCCACAACTCCACAATGGAC ATTATCGACACCAGAGAGTATACATCTGGCTTTTCAAGGTCTGTGACAATACCAAAACAAGCGTTTGAGAAAGCGTACAGTTTGACCAGTGGTACCCCATTTGTAGGAGTTTTTCGATTCCCCAATATggcaaag GATGAGATGAACAGCACTGTTTTAGATAATGAGGTCTTAGCAATTGAAATGGGAGCAGTGATCAAGAATCTCACAGACGATATACTCATCAATTTTCGGAATATCGGAGAG GAGGGAAGTCCATCTTGTACATCATGGGATGGAAAAG GAAGTCGGCCAAACTGGACAGATGATGGATGTGAGACAATCATACAGGGACAAAACGTTACATGCCAGTGCActcatttgacattttttgctgtATTAATG TCTCCACCCAATGTGACCCTCTCTAGTGCTGACCTGAATGCCCTCACCTATATCACCTCTGCTGGCTGTGGCTTGTCCATGTTCTTCCTCAGCATAGTCCTCTTTATGCACTTCTTGATGAG GAAGTCCAGGGCGAGCGAGGCCACACATATTCTCATCCACCTTGTCATAGCTCTGTTCCTGCTCAACCTCACTTTCCTGACCAACAACTCAGtaacaaacatgacaaaccCTGTGGCCTGTAAGATCATGGCAGGTGCCATGCACTACAGCATGCTGGCCACCTTCACTTGGTTTGCTGTGAAGGCCGTCCATCTCAACCTGCAACTCTTCATGGCTGGGAAAATTACAATTCACCACTACATACTTAAAGTCTCCATTACCAGTTGGG CACTTCCGAGTGTTGCTGTGATTGTCCTGTTCAGCCTGGACAAATATGGTGAACAAGTCATCAAGACTGATGCGAGTAATGTGACCAT GTGCTGGATAACAGACAGCGATGTCCACTACGCTGTCAACATAGGCTATTATGCTGTGGTCTTCCTCTTGACCTTTACTACCTTCATTACCACACTGGTCTGGCTTTTCCACCACAAGAAAACCAGTGCAGATGTGGCTCAACTGGACAGACATGGCAAGAACATTTTCATCATCACGGGACTGTGCTGCATGCTGGGTATCACGTGGAGTTTTGCCTTCTTTGCCCATGGTGCTCTACGGGTGCCCTCCTACTACATTTTCACCATCCTCAATTCTTTCCAAG
- the LOC115356367 gene encoding adhesion G-protein coupled receptor G6-like isoform X2 codes for MNMTSRHQKNMTQNSRMTWFLLLILLWILPVCPAKKNECKKIRKFLTDNKPNFIAADNYNGIVSATEQCDNRSVSVLMLNKTNFKERQCNKILNVWEDQGGFHLLSIGKWHVRKGICLHILHGKNCSVNHLNITGDGTCDQEGFPYGNCTIMRLNTKDACSKSKYQEDFCRGNFSQKKRYTVNITRTGINCYNCNNPLKKPDEVIVKTSIQTGDEEDIDPAQAAEAMSKVSSWVSEVKESSASMSLGGGISGVLMKQTETSPEDMEEVSFGFSSHNSTMDIIDTREYTSGFSRSVTIPKQAFEKAYSLTSGTPFVGVFRFPNMAKDEMNSTVLDNEVLAIEMGAVIKNLTDDILINFRNIGEEGSPSCTSWDGKGSRPNWTDDGCETIIQGQNVTCQCTHLTFFAVLMSPPNVTLSSADLNALTYITSAGCGLSMFFLSIVLFMHFLMRKSRASEATHILIHLVIALFLLNLTFLTNNSVTNMTNPVACKIMAGAMHYSMLATFTWFAVKAVHLNLQLFMAGKITIHHYILKVSITSWALPSVAVIVLFSLDKYGEQVIKTDASNVTMCWITDSDVHYAVNIGYYAVVFLLTFTTFITTLVWLFHHKKTSADVAQLDRHGKNIFIITGLCCMLGITWSFAFFAHGALRVPSYYIFTILNSFQGFFLFLYYYKTQQVTKGVTVGFGKQSSSSTSGSTLKTTLNDPPSNPYAVTNPQSD; via the exons ATGAATATGACCTCACGCCATCAGAAGAATATGACACAAAACAGCAGGATGActtggtttttgttgttgattctTCTCTGGATTCTCCCTGTTT GCCCAGCCAAAAAAAATGAGTGTAAGAAAATAAGAAAGTTTTTGACTGACAATAAACCTAATTTTATTGCTGCTGACAACTACAATGGCATCGTCTCGGCAACCGAGCAGTGCG ATAATAGATCCGTAAGCGTACTGATgctgaacaaaacaaact TTAAAGAACGACAGTGCAACAAAATCCTAAATGTGTGGGAGGACCAAGGCGGTTTTCATCTGTTGTCCATTGGCAAATGGCACGTCAGGAAAGGCATCTGCCTGCACATCCTGCATGGGAAGAACTGCAGTGTGAATCACCTCAACATCACAGGAGACG GTACATGTGACCAAGAGGGATTTCCTTACG GTAACTGTACGATTATGCGTTTGAACACCAAGGATGCCTGTTCTAAATCTAAATATCAGGAGGATTTTTGCCGGG GTAACttttcccagaaaaaaagaTATACGGTCAATATAACAAGAACAGGGATAAATTGTTACAACTGTAACAATCCATTGAAAAAACCTGATGAAGTTATTGTTAAAACATCAATTCAAACTGGAGATGAAGAGGACATCGACCCCGCTCAGGCTGC CGAGGCCATGAGCAAAGTGTCCTCATGGGTCTCTGAGGTGAAAGAGTCCTCTGCTTCAATGTCTTTGGGAGGAGGCATCAGCGGTGTCTTGATGAAGCAGACAGAAACTAGTCCAGAAGACATGGAGGAAGTATCCTTTGGCTTTTCCTCCCACAACTCCACAATGGAC ATTATCGACACCAGAGAGTATACATCTGGCTTTTCAAGGTCTGTGACAATACCAAAACAAGCGTTTGAGAAAGCGTACAGTTTGACCAGTGGTACCCCATTTGTAGGAGTTTTTCGATTCCCCAATATggcaaag GATGAGATGAACAGCACTGTTTTAGATAATGAGGTCTTAGCAATTGAAATGGGAGCAGTGATCAAGAATCTCACAGACGATATACTCATCAATTTTCGGAATATCGGAGAG GAGGGAAGTCCATCTTGTACATCATGGGATGGAAAAG GAAGTCGGCCAAACTGGACAGATGATGGATGTGAGACAATCATACAGGGACAAAACGTTACATGCCAGTGCActcatttgacattttttgctgtATTAATG TCTCCACCCAATGTGACCCTCTCTAGTGCTGACCTGAATGCCCTCACCTATATCACCTCTGCTGGCTGTGGCTTGTCCATGTTCTTCCTCAGCATAGTCCTCTTTATGCACTTCTTGATGAG GAAGTCCAGGGCGAGCGAGGCCACACATATTCTCATCCACCTTGTCATAGCTCTGTTCCTGCTCAACCTCACTTTCCTGACCAACAACTCAGtaacaaacatgacaaaccCTGTGGCCTGTAAGATCATGGCAGGTGCCATGCACTACAGCATGCTGGCCACCTTCACTTGGTTTGCTGTGAAGGCCGTCCATCTCAACCTGCAACTCTTCATGGCTGGGAAAATTACAATTCACCACTACATACTTAAAGTCTCCATTACCAGTTGGG CACTTCCGAGTGTTGCTGTGATTGTCCTGTTCAGCCTGGACAAATATGGTGAACAAGTCATCAAGACTGATGCGAGTAATGTGACCAT GTGCTGGATAACAGACAGCGATGTCCACTACGCTGTCAACATAGGCTATTATGCTGTGGTCTTCCTCTTGACCTTTACTACCTTCATTACCACACTGGTCTGGCTTTTCCACCACAAGAAAACCAGTGCAGATGTGGCTCAACTGGACAGACATGGCAAGAACATTTTCATCATCACGGGACTGTGCTGCATGCTGGGTATCACGTGGAGTTTTGCCTTCTTTGCCCATGGTGCTCTACGGGTGCCCTCCTACTACATTTTCACCATCCTCAATTCTTTCCAAG
- the mtif3 gene encoding translation initiation factor IF-3, mitochondrial isoform X1, translating into MPGETKAKAKGMSAGCLRCVVSHAVRAACGAGVSPAYRTPASRFLICSERYNNIAPSWRYSPFSTAVDDSEQNPSPKKKKQDPRARATISSVGRKIPQRHLEIISETGENMGTMHRADVIRIMDQQSLKLVLLNEHKDPPVYRLMSGKQIHEEQLKLREKQKAKAAPVQVKELTFSSDISTHDLTTKLKQVQSWLDKKHHVRITLRSGRREAAAALDTALEQMVQQIEVVVGFVSKPKVVRDGQAAMCILRPPSAKELSQKGQNKASAVQSSDSSSQPSTAPVGPTHTTEGSVQQ; encoded by the exons ATGCCAGGTGAGACTAAGGCTAAGGCTAAG GGTATGTCTGCAGGTTGCCTCAGGTGCGTTGTAAGCCATGCGGTCAGGGCTGCGTGTGGTGCAGGTGTTAGTCCTGCCTACCGGACGCCAGCCTCCAGGTTCCTCATCTGCAGTGAGAGATACAACAACATCGCCCCCTCCTGGAGGTACTCTCCATTCTCCACTGCAGTAGATGACTCTGAACAGAACCCTTcacccaagaaaaaaaagcaagaccCTCGGGCTCGCGCCACAATCAGCAGTGTCGGCCGTAAGATCCCGCAGCGCCACCTAGAGATAATCAGTGAGACAGGTGAAAACATGGGCACCATGCACCGTGCGGACGTCATCAGAATCATGGACCAGCAGAGCCTCAAACTGGTGCTTCTCAACGAGCACAAAGATCCTCCCGTCTACCGCCTGATGAGTGGCAAACAGATCCATGAGGAGCAGCTGAAGCTGCGTGAAAAACAGAAAGCcaaggcag CTCCTGTTCAGGTGAAGGAACTCACCTTTTCCTCTGATATCAGCACCCATGACCTTACCACCAAGCTGAAACAAGTCCAGAGCTGGCTCGACAAGAAGCACCATGTGAGAATTACTCTGCGATCGGGACGCAGGGAAGCCGCTGCCGCCCTG GACACAGCTCTGGAGCAGATGGTGCAACAAATAGAGGTAGTGGTGGGATTTGTTTCCAAGCCAAAAGTCGTACGTGATGGTCAAGCAGCCATGTGCATTCTCCGTCCACCTTCAGCAAAGGAACTGTCGCAAAAGGGCCAAAACAAGGCCTCAGCAGTGCAGTCCTCTGATTCCAGCTCACAGCCCAGCACAGCCCCCGTcggccccacacacacaacagagggCTCCGTGCAGCAGTGA
- the mtif3 gene encoding translation initiation factor IF-3, mitochondrial isoform X2 gives MSAGCLRCVVSHAVRAACGAGVSPAYRTPASRFLICSERYNNIAPSWRYSPFSTAVDDSEQNPSPKKKKQDPRARATISSVGRKIPQRHLEIISETGENMGTMHRADVIRIMDQQSLKLVLLNEHKDPPVYRLMSGKQIHEEQLKLREKQKAKAAPVQVKELTFSSDISTHDLTTKLKQVQSWLDKKHHVRITLRSGRREAAAALDTALEQMVQQIEVVVGFVSKPKVVRDGQAAMCILRPPSAKELSQKGQNKASAVQSSDSSSQPSTAPVGPTHTTEGSVQQ, from the exons ATGTCTGCAGGTTGCCTCAGGTGCGTTGTAAGCCATGCGGTCAGGGCTGCGTGTGGTGCAGGTGTTAGTCCTGCCTACCGGACGCCAGCCTCCAGGTTCCTCATCTGCAGTGAGAGATACAACAACATCGCCCCCTCCTGGAGGTACTCTCCATTCTCCACTGCAGTAGATGACTCTGAACAGAACCCTTcacccaagaaaaaaaagcaagaccCTCGGGCTCGCGCCACAATCAGCAGTGTCGGCCGTAAGATCCCGCAGCGCCACCTAGAGATAATCAGTGAGACAGGTGAAAACATGGGCACCATGCACCGTGCGGACGTCATCAGAATCATGGACCAGCAGAGCCTCAAACTGGTGCTTCTCAACGAGCACAAAGATCCTCCCGTCTACCGCCTGATGAGTGGCAAACAGATCCATGAGGAGCAGCTGAAGCTGCGTGAAAAACAGAAAGCcaaggcag CTCCTGTTCAGGTGAAGGAACTCACCTTTTCCTCTGATATCAGCACCCATGACCTTACCACCAAGCTGAAACAAGTCCAGAGCTGGCTCGACAAGAAGCACCATGTGAGAATTACTCTGCGATCGGGACGCAGGGAAGCCGCTGCCGCCCTG GACACAGCTCTGGAGCAGATGGTGCAACAAATAGAGGTAGTGGTGGGATTTGTTTCCAAGCCAAAAGTCGTACGTGATGGTCAAGCAGCCATGTGCATTCTCCGTCCACCTTCAGCAAAGGAACTGTCGCAAAAGGGCCAAAACAAGGCCTCAGCAGTGCAGTCCTCTGATTCCAGCTCACAGCCCAGCACAGCCCCCGTcggccccacacacacaacagagggCTCCGTGCAGCAGTGA
- the heca gene encoding headcase protein homolog produces MPNQKSNKGKKSKRTNSSGDEQENGASAAATGGAAAAAQPGATAAPRNERTSEVPCATPLVCSLGRAIDLEKDDYQRVLCNSELCPYGNWMHLQCFYEWESSILVQFNCIGRARSWNEKQCRQNMWTKKGYDLAFRFCSCRCGQGHLKKDTDWYQVKRMQDERKKKPSERSVGRTGASGGGLGSGDGVSDEPKKGKVPGGGGGGKLAHRASSQELPRRQSVDRQNSTERGGPGGGGHTTGGPFTLGPPQKSPCDSPGHSPPAGFSFFSPSSAFASGGGGGSLRGSRHLGEFLKSAVHMETHRKHLLAGGALSRGCSMGASGVVTGGSGSSQLDPSSVLPLPLSFALPLPHRLTSSGVGDGTHPHPVQFLRRLDLSELLTHIPRHKLNTYHVRMEDDAQAGQGEELRRFILSALSASQRNVVNCALCHRALPVFEQFPLVDGTLFLSPSRHDEIEYDVPCHLQGRLMHLYAICVDCLEGVHKIVCIKCKSRWDGSWHQLGTMYTYDILAASPCCQARLNCKHCGKPVVDVRVGMQYFSEYSNVQQCPHCGNLDYHFVKPFSSYKVLEAY; encoded by the exons ATGCCCAACCAGAAGAGCAACAAGGGGAAGAAAAGCAAGCGCACCAACAGTAGCGGAGATGAGCAGGAAAATGGAGCCAGTGCGGCCGCAACAGGAGGCGCAGCCGCGGCGGCGCAACCGGGGGCGACTGCTGCACCCCGAAACGAGCGCACAAGTG AGGTCCCTTGTGCAACCCCTCTCGTGTGCAGTCTGGGTCGGGCCATTGATCTGGAGAAGGATGACTATCAACGGGTGCTCTGCAACAGTGAGCTCTGCCCCTATGGGAACTGGATGCACCTACAGTGTTTCTACGAGTGGGAGAGCTCCATCCTTGTCCAGTTCAACTGTATTGGCCGTGCACGATCCTGGAACGAGAAGCAGTGCCGCCAGAATATGTGGACCAAGAAGGGCTATGACCTGGCCTTCAGATTCTGCTCCTGTCGCTGTGGTCAGGGCCACCTGAAGAAAGACACAGACTGGTACCAGGTCAAACGCATGCAGGACGAGCGCAAGAAGAAGCCCTCGGAGAGGAGTGTGGGCAGGACAGGGGCCAGCGGGGGAGGGTTGGGGTCTGGGGATGGGGTTTCTGATGAGCCCAAGAAAGGGAAGGTacctggagggggaggaggaggtaaaCTAGCCCACAGGGCCTCAAGTCAGGAGTTACCTCGCAGGCAATCAGTGGACCGTCAGAACTCTACAGAAAGAGgaggaccaggaggaggaggacacacTACAGGAGGACCGTTCACTCTGGGACCTCCACAGAAGTCTCCATGTGATTCCCCGGGGCATTCCCCTCCTGCTggtttctccttcttctctccctcttctgccTTCGCAtctggaggtgggggtggaagTTTGCGGGGATCCCGTCACCTTGGAGAGTTCCTCAAGTCAGCCGTCCACATGGAGACTCACAGGAAACATCTCCTAGCTGGGGGAGCCCTCAGTCGGGGTTGCTCGATGGGAGCCTCCGGCGTAGTCACCGGCGGGTCTGGCAGTTCCCAACTTGACCCCAGCTCTGTTCTGCCCCTCCCGCTGTCCTTCGCCCTACCGCTTCCCCACCGCCTCACCTCGAGTGGCGTGGGTGATGGCACCCACCCTCATCCAGTGCAGTTCCTAAGGAGGCTGGACCTCTCGGAACTCCTCACCCACATCCCTCGCCATAAACTCAACACGTACCACGTCCGCATGGAGGACGACGCTCAGGCAGGCCAGGGAGAGGAGCTGCGCAG GTTTATCCTGTCAGCCCTCAGCGCTAGCCAGCGTAATGTGGTCAACTGTGCCCTGTGTCACCGGGCATTGCCAGTGTTTGAACAGTTTCCCTTGGTGGATGGGACGCTCTTCCTCAGTCCTTCGCGCCACGATGAGATCGAGTACGACGTCCCCTGCCACCTTCAAG GCAGGCTGATGCACCTCTACGCCATCTGTGTGGACTGTCTCGAAGGTGTCCACAAGATTGTCTGCATCAAGTGCAAGTCACGCTGGGACGGCAGCTGGCACCAGCTGGGCACCATGTACACTTACGACATACTGGCTGCGTCACCGTGTTGCCAG GCTCGTCTAAACTGTAAGCACTGCGGGAAGCCGGTGGTGGACGTTCGAGTGGGGATGCAGTACTTCTCCGAGTACAGCAACGTCCAGCAGTGCCCACACTGCGGCAACCTGGACTACCACTTCGTCAAACCTTTCTCCTCCTACAAAGTACTCGAGGCTTATTGA